The Chitinophaga lutea genome contains the following window.
AGGCGGACAAAATGAATGAAGCCATTGCCGGTATGAACGAACTGCTCACGGTGATCCCCGAGTCGGAAAAAGCTTTCGAAACGGCCCGCAGCAGCATGAAAAAAGATATCGAAACCGAGCGCATCACGCAGGACGGGATTATTTTCTCCTACCTGAATGCGCAGAAACTCGGGTTGGATACAGACATCCGGAAAAACGTGTACGAAAGCATCGACGGACTGAAATTCTCCGACGTGAAAAAGCTGCATGAGCAGAACATCGCAGGCAAGCCGTATTCCTATTGTATCCTGGCTTCCGAGAAACGCGTGAAGCTCGACGATCTGAAGCAATATGGCGAGGTGCAGAAGGTGTCGCTCGATGAAATATTCGGCTACTAAACAACACAACAGCATAATAATGAAGGGAGTGCAATTGAATTGCGCTCCCTTCTTTTTTTTAACACAATATTCACGTTTCCTTCTCCGTTTATCTAGTCGAAAATCACCTATGTTACAATGTGGCGCTATTGCTGTTTGATCGTCTTATTACCGCTTTTTGCATTTGAGCACAACTACAACGATCTGTACACCGTCAGGCTGAACCCGGCCAGGATTGATGCGGACAAAGTGTTTCTGCTGATAGATAAAAGCGATTACCGGATGTATCTTTATGAAGATGTGACGCTTATAAAGATATACAAAGTCGTATTCGGTAACCGCGACGTTTCAGACAAATTTATACAGGGCGACCGCCGCACCCCCAACGGTACCTTCCGCATTTTATCCAAACGCTACGATAACCGCTGGAGCCGTTTTCTGCACCTCGACTACCCCAACGAAGAATCTTACCAGCGGTTTCACGAGCGCCAGGCAAGCGGCCTTATCCGCAAAGGCGCCGACATCGGCGGCGGCATCGGCATCCACGGCGTGGAATATGCTTCCGGCATCCGCGATAACTATGTAGACCAGCGCATCAACTGGACGCTCGGCTGCATCAGCCTGAAAAACGGGGATGTGAACGAGCTGTACGAAGTGGTGAAAGTGGGAACCCCTGTTGTGATCCGTCCCTGAGCTTTTCCTGAAAAATATTGTAAATTAAAAAACCGCCGGCGCGCGTAACTCGTAAATCAATTCACACTCAAACTTATTGATTATGAAAACGCAATTTTATTTCACGCGGCGCGTGCAGGGATTCTTTTTGCTGATTGCGTTGGTGACAACTGTGGCCGGCTGCAGTAAAGACGATGATCCGCCGGCCATGCGCAGCAAAACGTACACCTACGCTTTTAACACCGGCCAGGTAGGCGCGGGCACTGCGTATAACGGAACGCACGCAAAAACACTCACCGCTACCGTGCGGCTCGACGAACAGGCGAACAATACCACCAAGGTAACCGT
Protein-coding sequences here:
- a CDS encoding L,D-transpeptidase family protein, with product MIVLLPLFAFEHNYNDLYTVRLNPARIDADKVFLLIDKSDYRMYLYEDVTLIKIYKVVFGNRDVSDKFIQGDRRTPNGTFRILSKRYDNRWSRFLHLDYPNEESYQRFHERQASGLIRKGADIGGGIGIHGVEYASGIRDNYVDQRINWTLGCISLKNGDVNELYEVVKVGTPVVIRP